CGCTGAGGGGCCTTTCGGTCTGAGATCAGGCCTTGGGATGGGCGCGGTTGTAGACTTCCATCAGATGCGCCGTATCCACCGCCGTGTAAGCCTGCGTGGTGGAAAGCGAGGCATGGCCCAGAAGCTCCTGAATGGCGCGCAGATCTCCTCCGGCCTCCAGCAGGTGAGTGGCAAAACTGTGCCGCAGCGCATGCGGCGTGGCCGAGGCAGGCAGGCCCAGCTGGGCGCGGGTTCTGGTCATGACCCCCTGGATCTGGCGGGGGTTGAGCGCTCCACCGCGCTGGCCGCGAAACAGCGGTGCGTCCTGCATCTGCGGATGCGGGCAGAGGTCCAGATAGCGATCCACCGCATCGCGGGCGGCGGCGATCACCGGCACCACCCGTTCCTTTTCGCCCTTGCCCTTGATCCGCAGGACCTGTGGCAGCGGCGCATCGCCGCCGGTGAGGCTGAGCGCCTCGGAAATGCGCAAGCCGCAGCCGTAAAGCAGAGTCACGACCGCAACATCGCGGGCGGCGACCCAGTCGCTGGTGGATTGCAGTTCGACCGTCTCGATGACGGCGCGGGCGGCGTCCTGCGCCAGCGGGCGGGGCAGCTTTTTCTGGAACTTCGGTGCCCGCACCGCAAGAACCGCGGTGGGCTCGAACCCTTCGCGTGTCGCCAACCAGCGATAGAAGCTTTTGACCGAGGAGAGTTTGCGTGCCAGCGAGCGTGAACCGGTGCCCGCGCTGCGCTCGGAGGCCATCCAGGCGCGCATGTCGGCGGTAGAGATCTGCGCCAGCGCCCCCAGCCCTTGTGGGCCGCCGGTATGGCTGCTCATGAAGGCGAGGAAGCTGGTGACATCGCCCTGATAGGCGGTGATCGTATTGGCCGAGGCGCCCCCCAGCGCGGCAAGCCCCTCCAGCCAGTGCTGCAGGGCGTCGCGGCA
This genomic stretch from Phaeobacter gallaeciensis harbors:
- a CDS encoding tyrosine recombinase XerC; protein product: MSLISPACRDALQHWLEGLAALGGASANTITAYQGDVTSFLAFMSSHTGGPQGLGALAQISTADMRAWMASERSAGTGSRSLARKLSSVKSFYRWLATREGFEPTAVLAVRAPKFQKKLPRPLAQDAARAVIETVELQSTSDWVAARDVAVVTLLYGCGLRISEALSLTGGDAPLPQVLRIKGKGEKERVVPVIAAARDAVDRYLDLCPHPQMQDAPLFRGQRGGALNPRQIQGVMTRTRAQLGLPASATPHALRHSFATHLLEAGGDLRAIQELLGHASLSTTQAYTAVDTAHLMEVYNRAHPKA